A window from Schistosoma haematobium chromosome 3, whole genome shotgun sequence encodes these proteins:
- the FGD4 gene encoding FYVE, RhoGEF and PH domain-containing protein 4, variant 2 (EggNog:ENOG410VA9T~COG:V): MSGGCVHVSIKLDILHPDYLCDLVNKTPESEIRGCKNVFGESVTKGSIFLDALDFQRNKIKNLLNETLKEKLSTSNKGLLSTAQKDLDAMEKKRKIARSVYDEMLQYGKRLLECIRILKDVNDELQNVSSLRCNSVINGMFKDIPSLFKVHEHLTESFDSCEAEDIELPSTFTSDKEMQILNIYKSFLCRYAVNFKTFSEMYSTNEELQNICKGIVAKSQYQEQRIQNVPGMFYGVSTALPRYKDLIYRLKGTMLPSDPEYTNVTKAWNFIKDLLDRSEQEIILQEKMLNAREALGKLDGLRVKYTQIPLLHLEGPAKKLPRRSIHRRLLDRYLFLFSEYLVMTESPNAVGRYQVKSEIGLAGMTLCEVKDDEEINVEHCFRIKAKELCVEVAFSNDDEKQLWWRELQQAIDCECNKPNSNCFNEKKSIMSANNLGEVAAQWVKDESSTMCTNCCTEFTTLNRRHHCRACGKLFCGSCSAYKAPLESCGGKYERVCVVDYYLLNKNFKPPKPKIMEAILRRVDKQQPLQPLRTGFLMWSHFNNSWSTKSPIRLPKSSVQYRSVDTSSEIRKELLRDIGPFNSSSKFACKNSSTDPVDNHHDSNTKSTSNSLPHINNRSFDSSINIESTNHKSSSACLSRLFCVLQTDTSFEFYAARADTRAVDKITVIGLRLFYLDDNFNDTFSNHNGNLSTIQQPTLHTKARSFDNSSNVNKDFPENTIGSFRREYSRLYRQGNPIYRNCKPPPRDRNIFDHGFSSETSSLSDVTSLSKSYIKPSSVSTLEADRLSNRSTQSCRERSSKENHKNSLCNFSGDQSNDDDGIVTNSEIIKHVETISPEILSLLRNNLGFLLLPLNTDRPAHYFEATTVEIRTQWINSIRRVCIDFMSSPPSR, translated from the exons ACTCGATTTCCAGcgcaataaaattaaaaatcttCTAAATGAAACACTCAAAGAAAAGTTGAGCACATCCAATAAAGGGTTGTTATCTACTGCGCAAAAGGACTTAGACGCAAtggagaagaagaggaagataGCCAGGTCCGTATATGATGAAATGCTTCAATATGGTAAAAGACTTCTAGAATGCATCAGAATTTTAAAG GATGTCAATGATGAGTTACAAAATGTTTCGTCATTAAGATGTAACAGCGTAATTAATGGAATGTTCAAGGATATACCGTCGTTGTTTAAAGTCCATGAACATTTGACTGAAAGTTTTGATTCATGTGAAGCTGAAGACATAGAATTGCCCTCAACTTTTACCAGTGACAAGGAGATGCAAATCTTGAATATATACAAGAGCTTCTTATGTCGTTATGCAGTGAATTTCAAGACTTTTTCGGAAATGTATTCCACGAATGAAGAGCTTCAAAATATATGTAAAGGTATCGTT gcaaaatctcagtatcaagAGCAACGTATTCAAAATGTACCTGGGATGTTCTATGGTGTCAGCACAGCATTACCGCGATACAAAGATCTCATTTATA GGCTTAAAGGAACCATGCTTCCGAGCGACCCAGAATATACAAATGTCACAA AGGCTTGGAATTTCATCAAGGATTTATTGGATCGTTCGGAACAAGAAATTATTTTGCAG GAGAAAATGTTGAATGCTAGAGAAGCACTTGGTAAACTGGATGGTCTTCGTGTAAAGTATACTCAAATTCCGTTACTACATCTAGAAGGTCCCGCAAAGAAACTACCTAGACGTTCAATACATAGACGGCTTTTGGATAGATATTTATTTCTT TTTTCCGAATATTTGGTCATGACTGAATCCCCTAATGCCGTTGGTCGTTATCAAGTTAAGTCAGAGATAGGTTTGGCTGGAATGACA TTATGTGAAGTCAAAGATGATGAAGAAATCAATGTTGAACACTGTTTTAGAATTAAAGCGAAAGAGCTATGCGTCGAGGTTGCTTTCTC AAATGATGACGAAAAACAACTTTGGTGGCGTGAACTTCAACAGGCTATTGATTGTGAATGTAATAAACCGAATAGTAATTGTTTCAATGAAAAA AAGTCAATAATGAGTGCAAATAATTTAGGTGAAGTTGCAGCTCAATGGGTTAAAGATGAATCATCCACTATGTGTACAAATTGTTGTACAGAATTTACTACACTTAATCGACGACATCATTGTCGTGCATGTGGCAAG TTATTTTGTGGTTCCTGTTCAGCATATAAAGCTCCATTGGAATCTTGTGGTGGTAAATATGAACGAGTATGTGTTGTAGACTATTATTTACTTAATAAGAATTTCAAACCTCCAAAACCTAAAATTATGGAGGCGATATTGCGTCGAGTAGACAAA CAGCAACCACTTCAGCCATTGAGAACTGGTTTCTTAATGTGGAGTCATTTCAATAATTCATGGTCTACAAAATCACCTATTCGACTACCAAAATCTTCCGTACAGTATCGATCTGTTGATACAAGTTCTGAAATACGAAAAGAATTGCTTCGTGATATTGGTCCATTTAACTCTTCTAGCAAATTTGCATGCAAAAACTCTTCTACAGATCCCGTGGACAATCATCATGATTCAAATACCAAATCAACTTCTAATTCACTGCCTCACATCAACAATCGATCGTTCGATTCATCAATTAATATAGAATCGACAAATCATAAATCATCATCTGCATGCCTATCTCGTTTATTTTGTGTTTTACAAACGGATACTTCATTCGAATTCTACGCTGCTCGTGCTGATACACGTGCAGTAGATAAAATTACTGTGATAGGTTTACGTTTATTCTACCTAGATGATAATTTCAATGATACATTTTCAAATCACAATGGTAATTTATCAACAATACAACAACCTACGCTGCATACTAAAGCACGAAGTTTTGATAATTCGTCTAATGTGAACAAGGATTTTCCTGAAAACACTATTGGGTCATTTAGACGGGAATATTCTAGATTATATAGACAAGGTAATCCTATATATCGAAACTGTAAACCTCCTCCACGGGATCGTAACATATTTGATCATGGATTTTCTAGTGAAACATCTAGTCTTTCAGATGTAACATCTTTATCGAAATCTTATATCAAACCATCATCAGTTAGTACCTTAGAAGCTGATAGATTATCGAACCGATCTACACAATCTTGTAGAGAAAGATCCTCTAAAGAGAATCATAAAAATTCTCTATGTAATTTTTCTGGTGATCAATCCAATGATGATGACGGAATTGTAACTAACagtgaaataataaaacatgtAGAAACAATCAGTCCTGAGATATTGAGTCTTCTGCGTAATAATTTAGGTTTTCTTCtgttacctttaaatacagaccgtCCAGCACATTATTTTGAAGCAACAACAGTAGAAATCAGAACACA ATGGATCAATTCTATTCGTCGTGTTTGCATAGATTTCATGTCCTCTCCGCCTTCCAGGTGA
- the FGD4 gene encoding FYVE, RhoGEF and PH domain-containing protein 4 (EggNog:ENOG410VA9T~COG:V) translates to MWSHFNNSWSTKSPIRLPKSSVQYRSVDTSSEIRKELLRDIGPFNSSSKFACKNSSTDPVDNHHDSNTKSTSNSLPHINNRSFDSSINIESTNHKSSSACLSRLFCVLQTDTSFEFYAARADTRAVDKITVIGLRLFYLDDNFNDTFSNHNGNLSTIQQPTLHTKARSFDNSSNVNKDFPENTIGSFRREYSRLYRQGNPIYRNCKPPPRDRNIFDHGFSSETSSLSDVTSLSKSYIKPSSVSTLEADRLSNRSTQSCRERSSKENHKNSLCNFSGDQSNDDDGIVTNSEIIKHVETISPEILSLLRNNLGFLLLPLNTDRPAHYFEATTVEIRTQWINSIRRVCIDFMSSPPSR, encoded by the exons ATGTGGAGTCATTTCAATAATTCATGGTCTACAAAATCACCTATTCGACTACCAAAATCTTCCGTACAGTATCGATCTGTTGATACAAGTTCTGAAATACGAAAAGAATTGCTTCGTGATATTGGTCCATTTAACTCTTCTAGCAAATTTGCATGCAAAAACTCTTCTACAGATCCCGTGGACAATCATCATGATTCAAATACCAAATCAACTTCTAATTCACTGCCTCACATCAACAATCGATCGTTCGATTCATCAATTAATATAGAATCGACAAATCATAAATCATCATCTGCATGCCTATCTCGTTTATTTTGTGTTTTACAAACGGATACTTCATTCGAATTCTACGCTGCTCGTGCTGATACACGTGCAGTAGATAAAATTACTGTGATAGGTTTACGTTTATTCTACCTAGATGATAATTTCAATGATACATTTTCAAATCACAATGGTAATTTATCAACAATACAACAACCTACGCTGCATACTAAAGCACGAAGTTTTGATAATTCGTCTAATGTGAACAAGGATTTTCCTGAAAACACTATTGGGTCATTTAGACGGGAATATTCTAGATTATATAGACAAGGTAATCCTATATATCGAAACTGTAAACCTCCTCCACGGGATCGTAACATATTTGATCATGGATTTTCTAGTGAAACATCTAGTCTTTCAGATGTAACATCTTTATCGAAATCTTATATCAAACCATCATCAGTTAGTACCTTAGAAGCTGATAGATTATCGAACCGATCTACACAATCTTGTAGAGAAAGATCCTCTAAAGAGAATCATAAAAATTCTCTATGTAATTTTTCTGGTGATCAATCCAATGATGATGACGGAATTGTAACTAACagtgaaataataaaacatgtAGAAACAATCAGTCCTGAGATATTGAGTCTTCTGCGTAATAATTTAGGTTTTCTTCtgttacctttaaatacagaccgtCCAGCACATTATTTTGAAGCAACAACAGTAGAAATCAGAACACA ATGGATCAATTCTATTCGTCGTGTTTGCATAGATTTCATGTCCTCTCCGCCTTCCAGGTGA